The Paenibacillus tianjinensis genome has a window encoding:
- a CDS encoding DNA adenine methylase, giving the protein MNSPIKWRGGKRNLRKEIIEMIPEHHCYVEPFAGGLWVLFGKDKSKTEVINDIDKNLINFYSVLKNNYNEFIKKFNTYLVSRDEFEYLKNADEEEMDELMLAYKFFYINKNSFGGDMSSFNSYYRDTPYMNDSALKLLKKAHERLKTVWVENRDYTEIIKKFDKPDSFFFFDPPYYETNNGSYKNGKNIDFEVLQQQLKSIKGKFLLTVNDNTYIRELMKDFYINEVEVQYNMSKDASGRGKFGELIVTNYEVAI; this is encoded by the coding sequence TTGAATAGTCCTATTAAATGGCGTGGAGGCAAAAGAAATTTGAGAAAAGAGATTATTGAAATGATTCCAGAACATCATTGCTATGTCGAACCTTTTGCTGGAGGACTATGGGTGTTATTCGGTAAAGATAAGAGTAAAACAGAGGTAATCAACGATATTGATAAGAATCTAATTAACTTTTATAGTGTTTTAAAGAATAATTATAATGAATTTATTAAAAAGTTTAATACATATTTAGTAAGTAGAGATGAATTTGAATACCTTAAGAATGCCGATGAGGAAGAAATGGATGAATTGATGCTTGCCTATAAGTTTTTCTATATTAATAAAAATAGTTTCGGCGGAGACATGTCATCGTTCAATTCATACTATCGCGATACGCCTTATATGAACGACTCTGCACTAAAACTATTAAAGAAAGCACACGAGCGACTAAAAACTGTATGGGTGGAGAATCGTGATTATACTGAAATCATTAAAAAATTTGATAAACCTGATTCCTTCTTCTTCTTTGACCCTCCATATTACGAAACAAACAACGGAAGCTATAAGAACGGTAAAAATATTGACTTTGAAGTATTACAACAGCAATTAAAAAGCATCAAGGGAAAATTTTTATTAACGGTTAACGACAATACATATATTAGAGAGTTGATGAAAGACTTTTATATCAATGAAGTTGAGGTTCAATATAATATGTCAAAAGACGCAAGTGGGAGAGGCAAGTTTGGTGAATTAATTGTTACTAATTATGAAGTTGCGATTTAA